In one Chelmon rostratus isolate fCheRos1 chromosome 7, fCheRos1.pri, whole genome shotgun sequence genomic region, the following are encoded:
- the si:ch211-11n16.2 gene encoding zinc finger FYVE domain-containing protein 1 codes for MSEILMKEMESISISPMKVALEGRPDGAPSFLLVDEQENLQVRSESEFVDRLGCGEVAGVKVLSIFGNTGDGKSHTLNHILFGGKSVFYTSKSPSSCTVGVWAAYDPSLSLVALDTEGLLGAAANQNQRMRLLLKVLAVSDIVVYRTRAERLHNDMFLFLSSASGAYLKHFTPELRALSSRCGLDVPLSSLGPAVIVFQETTHTQLLGHDSVAGHADTLLQKRFHDLGLGTEAFSSVQYVGTQTITPPTDYNRLLEAVRQQVKNTHTRSPRQPGIVFQALEALSERFCGELSDDKMTLYSFFPDEYFTCSATCLSCNIRCKNGMNHMRDRVPHMADGLCQYAHQYNNKVLICKRCYEGGREVIVVPKTSASSDNPWFGLAKYAWSGYVLECVSCGVIYRSRQYWMGNQDPESSVVRSEVKHVWEGSDTFLTTHQNAAQRVLDGMNYVIQSVSEYSTGPTKAVTAWLTDQVAPPYWRPNTEITACHGCQKVFMEAERKHHCRSCGEGFCHPCSSHRMPVPERGWGSGPVRVCMACYRQGGPADTNSQVCKVEPRGLIARRVTEVAQSTLDMVTTAVDYPLCFVKDVARPDYWVPDQDITQCHKCSKTFTSAMSKHHCRACGQGVCGPCSTHIRPVPSRGWDHPVRVCDSCHARTDSL; via the exons ATGTCCGAAATACTGATGAAAGAAATGGAGAGTATATCGATCAGTCCAATGAAGGTAGCCTTAGAGGGGCGTCCAGACGGTGCCCCGAGCTTCCTGCTGGTGGATGAACAAGAAAACCTGCAG GTCCGCAGTGAGTCTGAGTTTGTGGACAGACTCGGCTGCGGGGAGGTGGCAGGAGTCAAGGTCCTCTCCATCTTTGGCAACACTGGCGATGGCAAGTCCCACACCCTCAACCACATCCTATTCGGTGGCAAGAGTGTGTTCTACACCTCCAAGTCCCCCAGCTCCTGTACGGTGGGGGTGTGGGCCGCGTATGACCCCAGTCTTAGCCTGGTCGCCCTGGATACTGAGGGCCTATTGGgggctgcagccaatcagaaccaGAGAATGCGACTGCTACTAAAG GTATTGGCAGTGTCTGATATAGTAGTCTATCGTACAAGGGCAGAGCGCCTCCACAATGACATGTTCCTGTTCCTGAGTAGCGCCTCGGGGGCCTACCTGAAGCACTTCACCCCAGAACTAAGGGCCCTCTCCAGTCGCTGTGGTCTGGATGtgcccctctcctctcttgggCCTGCTGTTATCGTCTTCCAGGAGACAACGCACACCCAGTTGCTCGGTCATG ATTCTGTGGCCGGCCATGCTGACACACTGCTCCAGAAGCGCTTTCACGACCTGGGCTTGGGGACAGAGGCCTTCAGCTCGGTGCAGTATGTAGGTACCCAGACCATCACGCCTCCCACTGACTACAACAGGCTGCTGGAAGCCGTCAGGCAGCAAGTGAAGAACACTCACACACGCTCTCCCCGCCAGCCTGGGATAGTGTTTCAAGCTCTGGAA GCCCTAAGTGAGCGTTTCTGTGGAGAACTGTCGGACGACAAGATGACCCTGTACTCCTTCTTCCCAGACGAGTACTTCACCTGCTCTGCTACCTGCCTCAGCTGCAA CATTCGCTGTAAAAATGGAATGAACCATATGAGAGACAGGGTCCCCCACATGGCAGATGGACTGTGCCAGTATGCACACCAGTACAACAACAAAGTCCTTATCTGTAAG CGGTGCTatgaaggaggcagagaggtgaTTGTTGTGCCCAAGACGTCTGCTTCCAGTGACAACCCATGGTTTGGACTGGCCAAGTACGCCTGGTCAGg CTATGTGTTGGAGTGTGTTAGCTGTGGTGTAATATACCGCAGCAGACAGTACTGGATGGGAAACCAGGACCCCGAGAGCAGCGTGGTACGATCTGAGGTCAAGCATGTCTGGGAGGGG TCGGACACCTTTTTGACCACCCACCAAAACGCTGCCCAGAGGGTCCTGGATGGAATGAACTACGTGATCCAGTCAGTGTCGGAGTACAGCACGGGCCCCACCAAAGCTGTCACTGCCTGGCTCACCGACCAGGTGGCGCCGCCATACTGGAGACCCAACACAGAGATCACA GCTTGTCACGGCTGTCAGAAGGTGTTCATGGAGGCGGAGAGGAAGCACCACTGCCGATCGTGTGGTGAGGGTTTCTGCCATCCCTGCTCCAGCCACAGGATGCCGGTGCCAGAGAGAGGTTGGGGCAGCGGGCCTGTCAGGGTGTGCATGGCCTGCTACCGACAGGGCGGGCCAGCTGACACTAACAGCCAGG TGTGTAAGGTGGAGCCTCGTGGTCTGATAGCTCGCAGGGTGACGGAGGTGGCCCAGTCTACACTGGACATGGTCACTACAGCTGTGGACTACCCTCTCT GTTTTGTGAAAGATGTGGCTCGGCCAGACTACTGGGTGCCAGACCAGGACATCACCCAGTGTCACAAGTGCTCCAAGACCTTCACTTCGGCAATGTCCAAGCACCACTGCAGGGCCTGTGGACAGGGCGTGTGCGGCCCCTGCTCCACACACATCAGGCCTGTGCCCTCCCGAGGCTGGGACCACCCGGTCagagtgtgtgacagctgcCACGCTCGCACGGATAGTCTGTGA